In the genome of Primulina tabacum isolate GXHZ01 chromosome 13, ASM2559414v2, whole genome shotgun sequence, the window TTGTCTTTAAGTATCCAAGAAACTATTGTTTGTCTCGGTAtcgacaaaaaaatatatacggTATTCATATTTACCTTTTCCAAGATCGACAGTAAAGATTAGAGTAGTTAATTAAATTcaagaaaagaaaatatatagaCCTAACTTTTGTCGTCATGTTGACCTATATCCATTTTTAAAGAGTTTTTATGTATAggataattattatatatttaatcaaGGCTTTTGCGTGTGTGGAAACTTGTCGTTTCATATGAATTtgagttttaaataattaattaacaaactctaattttgtattttattataaatatgtttgaaTTCTTGATAATCGAAAAATGGGTACCACGTCCTATATATTTTAGATAATGTTTTAATAGAGATGGATTTgaaagaagatattttgatttacAAGAGAATTGACTTTTTGCTTGGAGGAATAATTTTGCATTTGGATAATTTGATATTGATTTCAAATCTATAATAACAAATCAATCGATTTATTTGGAGAAATAATTTGACAATGAATTTCGAATATCAATTAGTTATTTTTCAGTCATATGATATATTTCGAATCATTCATTTCAAATATCTTCttattcaaatcatgtcatctaaACACAACATTGGAGAATTTAAAATCCGTTGTCAAGCAGATTTATctaaataaaatcaaaaaattAGTTATGATCGATTTGAAAAATTTTATCCAAGCTAGAAACTTCTATTTACCATTACATGAATCTGAATACATAGGGATTCCTATGGTTTCTTCCCAacatcaataaataaataagtagTCCATATATCGATAATTGATGTGGGAGTAAGTGAAACCCCAATCTTTTAATCAAACTGACAGACATACTTTGCAGCACGGATACAATTAATAACTGGATTAATTAATGTCAGCGTGgatttatgatatttaaacAAATTAATCATCATCCTTAATTACATTGTTTAATTACTACACAATTATATGTAGTATATTACAAAGGATTCCATGTTTGCTGAGATGTCAAACACATTAATTAGTTAGTAATTTATAAACATCAATTACTGGATTAGGTTAGATGCCCTTCTGAGTATTTTCTGTTCGTTTCTAATCAAAACTTAATTAAGCtatctatttatatatatgatttcattttattttatttttttcccagACATTAGTGTTTGTTTTATATAATGGATGGAGACCAAGATTCgtggatttatttatttagttttgaGGTTTGATAGTCTTTAATCAAATGTCCACCGATGAACGTTTTATTTTGATTATCAAACTTTTTTTCGAGGGTTCGTGTTCTTGGATAAGAAGCATTTCTAGGACAACCAAAATTCATGCATTGCAGGTCCATCGATGCGGATTCAAATTTCGAGCGAGTTGGCTGAGtattataaattataatcattttttttttgaattttctgttaaatatatatatatatatatatatatatatatatatgacaaaaGTGAGAGCGTAATATCTTACAATCTACCTTTTGCAGTGTACCACATGCTTTGTTTTTGAAATTATTACCGCATAATTACAAAATAATATACAAATTTCTTGTGCAACTGAGACATGGAACTTTCTTGTTCGGTGCTGACAACACTAAGCAACACAGTTGAATTTGACGTGTCTTTTTCCCATTTTCCTATTCGAAAGGTATTCAAAATTAATCCAAGATGTAAAAGGAATTTCATCAGATTTCTCTGTAGAGTAAAGTGTGGAAACAGCATTGTAAAAAGAAGAGTAGAATCTCTAGGATATATAGATAGAAAAGAAAAGGGGAACTTTCCAAAGACATGTGGACAATGGAGTCAATGCCAATTATATATGGTTGCATCTCTTTTTTATAGCTCTGTGCCCACCCAATTTATTCAGTAAAGGTTAAAAAAATGGAACTAAACGGGGGGACTGGATATATCAGAACAATTACATTGGATATTATAGCCAGATTATATATCTTTTAAAAGAATAATATCAAACTTTTTAGGATGTGAACAAATGCAGACATTTGGTTTTTCGATAAAGAGGTTTCTATGTCACAAGATAAACAACAAATATGTCTTCCACATGTTTTCTTAAGAATGGTTTATTAACCGCATTTAGCCCGGGGGACCAAGAAGACATTCCAAATATTTCCCTCTAATCAACTTTATAGTTCACTAGAATCTCCTAGCTTAATTTAGTTTTGGATCATTTTCAGTTTTACTCCTACACGTGGAACCGTGATCTTCTTATACGTAATAcataaaaccaaacaaaattGAACGATGAAATCTCTAATTTGTCCCATGATATGATTATGGCCAAAATAACAGGTTTGACACGACGTGAACAAGACCGAGTCGCAACAAATCTTCTATACAAAAATAAAGTCAGAGTCCATGAGGTTGATTCAAGTCATACCTCATTTCGGCGCGGTAGAACACAAGGAAACCGAAGCTGATGCCATACGCGACGCCCACCAAGATTGGCATCCCTGATAACACATCAAACAACAAATCTTAGCGGCCATGAGGGATATTTCCCAAATATTGCCAAGAAAATGCACAATAGATgcttaaaaatatcaccatatTTTGGGAGTTTTGAAGGATAATCTGGGAAGCATGAATACTCCAACTGCAGAAACATGGAACAAATCACCAGCCCACTTCCAAATTTCTCCCTCACCACTCTCTCCCTCATGTCTAATGACCAAAATCCAGCAATCCCGTCGAGAAAATCTTCCATTACAACCTTTAAAAACAAGAACCCCCCAAGCCAAAATGCAATCTTTGCCAGTTTTCTGATCCTTGAGCTTATGTCTACCAAGTTGACGACACAAGCAGACATATACAGAGGGATCCAGAAGTACCAATCTTAAAGATCAAACAGAATTAGCGGAGTTAGCCGTACAGAGAATTAATTAGGAAAAAAATTAGGAGACCAGTAAAGTTTTTGGTCACCTGGATCGTCGAACTGAAAGTACGTCGATATAGCGAAAAGGGCAGCCATTAATCGGGAGCAAACTTCTACAGATTTTGTAGTGTCCGAACCCATCAGATTCTCTGTAATCACTTCATGTGAACTTTGTTCAGATCTATCTCGTTCTTGACCAAGATTTCCTCACGCAAAAGTCAAACACCGAGTTGACTTTTTAAcattttttccttctttttcaTCAACCCAGTACTGTACTCAATCAAATGTGCCTATAATGAATCTtgattctttcattttttttttttaattcttcaAGTGGCATTAATTGTCTTTGTGTCCTAATTTTAACAAAGCTTCTTCTATCCACGTCTCGTCCACACCTTGTGCTTCGATTCTGCCGATATGGTGGCATGAAAATCCATCTATCTTCGTATTACCTACGAGAATATATACAAAATTAAGGAGTAATAAAAACCAATGACAAATATTATTAGACATTTTTGTATGTCATGTTCTTGAAATTGAAAATCATATCATTCTGCTGGAGTTTTCTTTTCTACGAGggcaaaaattaaaaatataaaatgggAGGTGCATAATACTGGAAAGTAtcataaattttgatttttttaaaatgcaattCCAGATTGAGTTTGAACGGGGCTAGTGTTTATAGGCCTCACAAAATGTACAAGTTATTTCAAATATGAACTCAACCAGATTTAGGTTACATTTGAAATTTGGGTAACATAGACCGGCCCATGcatttgtattattataaagtttttttttttttttctcgagTGCGCGAGTAATTTATTGTATTGATACTCGCTCGTCCCAACTTGAAATTTTAGTGTTAGATGAATTATAAGTCCTtagttaaaatatattttcaaatgtttcaatttcataatttttatcctttaatttaatgaaatgtTAGTATAAAGATTAAACCCTCAAGCTATATTCAAAGGTCTAATTTTAATTTGACCATATGagattcatatatttttatagacTCGACATGTCCAAATCATTTTGGACCATTAAATTTCGTATTAGCAATTAACTATAGATAGTTTAGCAAGCTTTTCAACTTTCGTAACATCCCTCGTCACATTCCCAAATTATTATGCTGAAACAAATATGTAAGGCTAGACCTCGTTGGTACTCGATTATTTAAAACACCAAATAAAAAACTGTAGGGTTTATTCCAATTGTACGTTATATAtttatgtgttttttttaatgatatttTCCTTGAAATACTATacccataaaatttcataaaaactcgTATAATATCATCTCACATGTccattttgtgagacatatcatttatttgattcaatccataaaaaatattagtttttatgtaaaaaatattatggtAATATAGAGTGGACGTAACATCAACCTCGATTTTAGtattcttattaaaaaaaaaagcaaaataCATAGTGTGGTAGAGTGTAATTATTGCTTccgatataattttttaaaggtGGCAGAAACCATACGAGTCGTTGGTGAGGCATGATGAAGATATATGAAGTCGCTTTTGAAAATTCAGTgaggtaaatatatatatattgaagaagaaaatgttttaaaatttttaactttaatattacaattacaaattttaatattacGCAATACGTCGATACACACCTCTATCATTGAGCATAGTTGTtctgcaaaaatataaaaaatatatataaatttttgcaCGCTAACCTTCACCAACAGAGAATCGACATACACCGCCCGGTGAGTAAGATGTCAAAGTttactaatttaaaattaaaaattggtTGATTTAATTGATAACCTACACGTGTACAAATTTTTGAGTCAATCTATCCACCATGGGAAATACTTTTCTTTATATCCAACaccattttattaaataaatttagtaTATTTTAATGAAAGTTGAGAtcatatattcatgtttcaaatactaacATTTTACATCCTATGTACTAAGGAGAGAAGCACTTGagatatattattaaaaaaacactTCAAGTATATATAACCTATAAGAATCATAAATTTTCTACACTTGTCATTAAAGCCAAAATATTGAATTCAattcaatttaaataatcaaattatgttgcaattatatatataatttttactaTCAAACTTTGTTTTAAATCAAAAAATCTAAAATCACTCCCATTTGCTTCTCAAAATAATTATCTCTctctataaataaattttaggaaaattgattattttaGTCTATTTCAaagtcataatttcaaaaatgacCTTCTTTATTACACATTTTGCATtatgtcttatttaattaaaaaatcctaaaatacTCTTTTTTCCATAAACACACATGTTCTATTTTCATGATTCATTTGTTTAATTATCTGTTATTTCTCTTTAAGAGTTGATTTAACATTTGttctgttttatttaatttataatatattaattttttaatactaCTTACTTAtatcaataaacatattttaataaaataatgaattGTTAGTTTGAATTAGTGCATATGAAACTACCAaggttataatattttaattacgatTGTTGCtcatctaaaataatataaataaaatcacCAATCACCATGGTTATGAAACATAATATTTATGTAAGGCCCAAGATTTGAGTATTGGTAATCAGGAAGTATGAATGTATGATTTGACGTAATCATCGAAGGCCGAAGAAGCGACGTTACAATTCGAGTTTAGTTGCAAAAATGTATTGGTGAGACAGCAAGGCCAGTGCACCCACGGTCCAAAaaacagtgcacccgcggttgggTTGCAcatgaaatgttgcatttggGCTGTAGGGTGAGTGCACCAGCGGCGGAAACATGATCGCGCCCGCGGtacaagcaccgcacccgcggtcgaagcttccGAGGTGTTGGATATGTTACAGTatgcatagcgcacccgcggtctaaagCTGGCGCACCAGCGGTGCAACGTGTAGTgtgaaaaataagacacttggCCTAACCATGCAATATAAGGTGTTGTGGCTTTCATTCCTAACAGCAGAACTCGAGATAACCATTCAAAAAAACCTTTGAAAGCTTCAAATTCTTTGGTATCTTGATATTGTGCTTGTACAAGAATTAACCATCCGATTTGTAATCCGACTTTAGTTCTGAGTTCCTCTCGACACGAGCtacacaaggacgtaagttttattacgttttgagatgatttgaaaatatgacgttgatggaattgaatatgattcatatatgttgttctcgaGACAGTAAGCATCGCATAATCGAAATCGGAATGAAGAACAAATActgtatggaattattatgattttcgaaagatattgattgggatttgatatcaggttcgtatcgttattgattatgaagtgagagttgattattattatgtgttctgggtatatcgttcttgtgcagttatgccgttgaaatagaATTTGATTTCGTTCTGATtgtatccagtattgatttgagaatGTCTATTGATCTTATGGCTATTCGGTCTTGTCATTGTCAGagtggatatggacagatttgaatacgagacttcgacttcgtcagaccgagaagagaaagatataaatcgatgttaactgggagatcgacttgagttagatttaactcgagtttccctaaaccacatacttgtatgatattgtttttatacctttgtgttttaatgattatgtttattctattgaattagaaagtagaaagcagagagctattgagtgagagtcactgacagaggggctagcctatgacagaggagtcactggcccattgcacattgtcagaataggtttagtcttggacagacatgccaagacactggacgtttggtatatcgagatgcttcagatacagatagcatccttattacagattattcgatatagactagaccaaaatccagaaataagaacgtaccgccaccgcgaccggtagtagtaggtgggagacctgttacgttcttattcaccgggatccctagattagatgagagatgagtcgagtctaaGATGCCGAGTTATGAGTTAAATTACGGATTGTATAAATTATGTTCCGTAGAttacaattcatgttttaattacagtttgatatcgattcgcattgtcagattatgatacatgtagtgatatctgtttcatgctttattataccatggcatgcacacattgtttatactgtgatttattctcaccggagttatccggctgttgtcttgtttgtatgtgtgcatgacaacaggtgggacaggatcagggtcgagaagaagatgagagattgagattagcgtggtgattccggacttggatgtaaaTAGGTTCCAGCTCTTGACatgtagtagttgaaccttagttagTTTGAATTCACATTGTTGTATTAAATTTGTACTGGTATACTGATGTGTATATTGTATCAagtccattacgttccgcaatttaaggaaaaaatttatgaccctaattacttgactAGTATATTGATCCTAttaacgattaagaagatgattagcgtccgggtccccacaacttaCATCAATGTGAGTTTAtacaaatataaacaaaaaatctGAATGTCTCAATTAAGTCTCTACTTTATTCCATGCTAACAGTTTATGAGTATGTACAACAAaccttcaaaaaataaaatacataaaaatgatacttgACAAAAGAATTATCTCAAATTATCATCACTCTATGTccaaatgcatggaattcataagATTATTCGAGAAATTGCGAAAATCAAATAAAGAGtttaagataaaaaaatttgatgggGAATGATAAGGAATATCTatgtaatttgatatgattaaaaagactattttggtaaattaatttaattgaagGCTAAAATTGATTATAGTAATTGTGTGAAGTCTATTTAAGAAAATCTCCCTAAATTTTACTGTTCTTGTAAGAAACCAAGAATAGTCAACACTTAATTGTCAAAAAAACTTGCTCATATTATAGATTTATAGTAATATATACTCgacaaaatttctttaattaattaaagataaccCATTAGTTTCACTAGTCAATACCAAATTCTACAACGCAACATATAGTTTTACTTTTCACATTAttgtataatttaataaaaaaatacacatGCTAAATAAATCGTGGAATATTTTTTGAACTATATATACACTTATATTTGTAATATCGTACATGTTGCTAACAATTGCTTCTGAAATCTCATAATGCATGTATTTAATTTTGTCTAGAAGAAAGGAAAAGAATAAAGTTGGAACACTTATTCAAGAAGAAGCAACCGCAGAATAATTTAATCAATCTAACAACCCAAGAAAGGATTCTTCTCCGATATGTTACCGGCATGACGCAGCCCCAACGTCAATGACACGTCACCTGCACTAACCCCAAGCCCCCTGAGGGTTGACTCCCCGTCTGCATGATTCCGGCTTGGAGCGTCGGACTCGTGCATTGCCGGAAGATGCGGCGCCATCGAGTGGGAGGCGGTTAATGGCATGTTCCCGCTAATCATGGCCTGGGTTTCCGGGAAGCGTTGCCTGTTAATTTCCATGAAGGAAGGATCGTTTTCGGTGGCACTGATTTCTGATCTTTTGCCTGCTGGAGGAGGAGTAAATACGGCGGCGGCGGGAGTAGTGGCTGAGTAAGGCGTCGGAGTTTGTGCATTAGTACTGATGTGGGCACCTGCagcgctgctgctgctgctatgGTCCCGCTGACTTTCTTCTGCCTCTTCTTTGGATTCTTGTTGATACATCTCCTCCACCATGGGTTTCCATAACCGTACCCTGGCATTAATAAACCAGTTTGAAACCTGCTAACGatacaaaatcataaaaagtaaaaacatTAAACAcgtgtatataaatatatataaacctAAGATTCCAACTGGGTGGTGGCCGgtttaatgataataataatgacCTAGGAATTTTAAGATGCAACTTCCTAAATGTCTGCCAGCCATTTCGGCTCTCGATCCGGCAACATGATCATGATCGATCAATGGATAATTAACTGGTGATCACCACTAGCAATTGTTTTTATCAGTTTAAAGAAGCACATCGACGGCTCAACCAAAGAAACACATGTTGACGATAAGTTtctgtcaattttaaatgttatgatcAGTAAAAACGAGGCCTTAACATCCAAGAATACCGGGCCAAAATCCCActtggtaaaaaaaaatatggcGGCCCTCTATTATTTTACATTTTCCATCTATCGTCTACGTACCATGAATTGATTGGGGGATTATAGGAAATCATTGAACCTAAATACGCGTGCAGTTTCCATTCAGCGATGCAGGCTGAAAGGACACTAAATTTTGTGGTACTGCCTCAATCCCATGCATGCGTACGGAAGGAGTGGAAATTAAAAAGATATGTAGACCACTGCAAACTTGCATTTCTTACACGGTTACATCCTGTACTACATTCTACGTCAgaatttgtgtgtttttatatATGCAGATCATGAAAGGATCCAAATAATTAATCGAAAGGATGGAGTTGCCTAGCTTTTTCTTTCAACAAAAACAATTATTACATCAATCTTTGCAAAATTCCATCCAAAAAGTTTCCCAGTACAATTTGGGTTATGATATGGGTATAATTTTTACTGTGCGCCAGTACACCCCCATCGACCCCATTTAACGATCAATATGCCTTTTAAATCCATGGTTACCACTACTGAAGATAAAGCATGCATGTGATAATTTTACAAGCTAAATCAAGATATAACAAACATGCATGCACTAACTAAATTTGTAAAGTGATATTAGCAGGTTTTATACATACTTGTTCCTCGATATTCCTATCGAAGAAATAGAGAGTGAGCGGAAGGCTCAAGTCGTAGTATTGTAAAACTGAATAAAGAATACAAAGAGAATATGTTTATATACCTAGGGTAAACACAAAAAGAATAAATGACTAATCTACCCTTGAGAGCtaacaataatatattatattctaACATCCCCCTCAAACTCACGATGCTACAGCTAAAAGCATGGAGAGTTTGTCAGACAAAAAACGAAAGCGCGAAGCGGAATGTGCCTTGGTAAACATATCAGCTATCTGCAGAGAAGAAGGAACGAAAGGTAACGTGATGGTGCCAAGCTGGAGATGATGACGAGTGACGTGACAATCGATCTCAATGTGC includes:
- the LOC142522836 gene encoding uncharacterized protein LOC142522836 isoform X1, whose translation is MGSDTTKSVEVCSRLMAALFAISTYFQFDDPDWYFWIPLYMSACVVNLVDISSRIRKLAKIAFWLGGFLFLKVVMEDFLDGIAGFWSLDMRERVVREKFGSGLVICSMFLQLEYSCFPDYPSKLPKYGMPILVGVAYGISFGFLVFYRAEMRKMGKRHVKFNCVA
- the LOC142522836 gene encoding uncharacterized protein LOC142522836 isoform X2, with the translated sequence MGSDTTKSVEVCSRLMAALFAISTYFQFDDPDWYFWIPLYMSACVVNLVDISSRIRKLAKIAFWLGGFLFLKVVMEDFLDGIAGFWSLDMRERVVREKFGSGLVICSMFLQLEYSCFPDYPSKLPKYGMPILVGVAYGISFGFLVFYRAEMREI